The Agrobacterium vitis genome has a segment encoding these proteins:
- a CDS encoding HAD family hydrolase, whose translation MESQPVSPAINAAPATLVFDLDGTLIDTAEDLVASLNHTIAAADLAPLEADDLNHLVGHGARVMIERAFSLRGRPISEDAFQPLLERFIDHYKDNIPGKSQPYPGLLDALERLDTAGHRLAVCTNKMEGLARPLLEGLNLTDRFAAITGGDTFEMRKPDAGHLLGTIAKAGGDPRRAIMIGDSRNDILVARNAGIPSIAVPFGYSDVPVADLDPDVIIAHFDELTLDLVDRLLNKAN comes from the coding sequence ATGGAAAGTCAGCCCGTGTCCCCAGCAATCAACGCCGCCCCCGCCACTCTTGTCTTCGACCTGGATGGAACCCTGATCGATACGGCCGAGGACCTCGTCGCCAGCCTCAACCATACCATCGCCGCTGCCGATCTGGCGCCGCTGGAGGCCGATGACCTCAACCATCTGGTCGGACACGGCGCGCGGGTGATGATCGAGCGGGCGTTCAGCCTGCGCGGCAGGCCGATTTCCGAAGATGCGTTCCAGCCCCTGCTTGAACGGTTCATCGACCATTACAAAGACAATATTCCCGGCAAAAGCCAGCCCTATCCCGGCCTGCTGGACGCCCTAGAGCGGCTCGACACGGCAGGCCACAGGCTGGCGGTCTGCACCAACAAGATGGAGGGCCTTGCCCGGCCATTGCTTGAGGGCTTGAACCTGACGGACCGGTTCGCCGCCATTACCGGCGGTGATACATTCGAGATGCGCAAGCCCGATGCCGGTCATCTGCTCGGCACGATCGCCAAGGCCGGTGGTGACCCGCGCCGGGCCATCATGATCGGCGATAGCCGCAACGACATTCTGGTGGCGCGCAATGCCGGCATCCCATCCATTGCCGTGCCTTTCGGCTATTCGGACGTGCCGGTCGCCGACCTCGATCCCGATGTGATCATCGCGCATTTCGATGAATTGACCTTGGATCTGGTCGACAGGCTCCTCAATAAGGCCAACTGA